One Micromonas commoda chromosome 7, complete sequence genomic window carries:
- a CDS encoding predicted protein, whose product MSTSLTSLTSLRVSIGNRPERRSARAAVRGSGSGRVRPSTRSSSTLHVVRAESSSTPDAVDGGVSRAGRREAISGALAAITFASNASIASLALADDDVVAAPPAAPVSVPPKILVVGATGQTGQLVVDELRRRGGAGITAAVRSPEKASKLGIDRGGVELLPGFDVTAPADVLAGPMKGTDVVVICTGFVPGNPFKMAQAAHAVDNEGVVHLVDAAKAAGVKRVVLISSILTDGRAMGAADSPGFKITNAFGGVLDEKLVGEKHLQASGVEYVIVRPAGLRGEPPKTQLVATPGNVMASGEVSRELVARVMAEAAFAPSAANKIVEIAEEGTFAPGYTPEGVEGYLVGDDKSRWFP is encoded by the coding sequence ATGTCCACCTCCCTCACCTCCCTCACCTCTCTCCGCGTCTCCATCGGCAACCGCCCCGAGCGTCgctccgcgcgagccgccgtccgcggttCCGGCTCGGGTCGTGTTCGCCCATCGACGCGTTCTTCGTCGACCCTgcacgtcgtgcgcgcggagTCATCGTCAACCCCGgatgccgtcgacggcggggtctcgcgcgccggccgccgcgaggccaTCTCcggcgctctcgccgccatcacgttcgcgtccaacgcctcgatcgcgtcgctcgcgctcgccgacgacgacgtcgtcgcggccccgcccgcggcccCCGTCTCCGTTCCGCCCAAGATCCTCGTCGTTGGAGCGACGGGACAGACGGGCCAGCTAgtcgtggacgagctccgcaggcgcggcggcgccggcatcaccgccgccgttcgtTCCCCGGAGAAGGCCTCGAAGCTCGGCATCGACaggggcggcgtcgagctcctaCCGGGcttcgacgtcaccgccccgGCGGATGTCCTCGCGGGGCCCATGAAGGGaaccgacgtcgtcgtgatCTGCACCGGGTTCGTGCCGGGCAACCCGTTCAAGATGGCCCaggccgcgcacgccgtggacaacgagggcgtcgtacacctcgtggacgccgcgaaggccgcCGGGGTCAAGCGCGTGGTCCTCATCTCGTCCATCCTCACCGACGGCCGCGCCATGGGAGCCGCGGACTCGCCGGGCTTCAAGATCACCAACGCGTTCGGGGGGGTGCTCGACGAGAAGCTGGTGGGGGAGAAGCACCTGCAGGCGTCCGGCGTCGAGTACGTCATCGTCCGCCCGGCGGGTTTACGCGGCGAGCCCCCGAAGACGCAGCTCGTGGCGACTCCGGGTAACGTGATGGCATCCGGCGAGGTGAGCCGCGAGCTGGTCGCGAGGGTCATGGCGGAGGCTgccttcgcgccgagcgcggcgaacaaGATCGTGgagatcgccgaggaggggACGTTCGCCCCGGGGTACACGCCGGAGGGCGTGGAGGGGTACCTGGTGGGCGACGACAAGTCCAGGTGGTTCCCGTAG
- a CDS encoding predicted protein — protein sequence MNRDRRAIDDRVGKASDGDASAPAKRAEVRDGPPDESPRRTKIGLGTLDSTLDSSSSFRLRAPNADSPHEARPVHPTQPLSLEELLKKRKEDAEAKAKPTFMSKKEREEAALKRLAEQRAAAQARRDGAINGVDAGDWARERRREEERKREAERRRLRDEKAREAELTQLKEAYMGAEKVKKKVVKASDRFKFKFDWESAEDTSRDLNPLYDKKHDAALLFGRGLRAGVDRREQKTQNAAHQMNLVSRSRADAGDAMTKAEVRRWDSRRRDEDEAYERAERRMASKHWSDKALDEMNERDWRIFREDFNITTKGGRLPLPMRSWEESTMPEQVKRAIQKVGYAKPSPIQMASIPIGLLKRDVIGIAETGSGKTCAFVVPMLAYIQELPPMTDEVAALGPYALVMAPTRELAQQIEEETVKFAQFMNYRVASVVGGQSIEEQGFKLRRGCEIVIGTPGRIIDVLERRYTVLQQCNYIVLDEADRMIDMGFEPQVISVMDSMSAESLKPEEEAEKIDEQGLEASLGTKYRMTYMFSATMPPSVEKLARKYMRNPAVVTIGSAGKTSDLIKQIVQWTTSNQKPAQLELVLSQYPDTQAIIFVNTKRVVDHVSNLCFKMGYSVGAIHGGKSQDQREESLRGFKQGEYDILVATDVAGRGIDVKGIDLVVNYEMPLVIENYTHRIGRTGRAGRQGTAVSFLTSEDTDVMYELKELLTNSGNHVPGELANHQAAKVKPMRDAKGNKMTRDQYMGMQDIIH from the coding sequence atgaaccgcgaccgacgcgccATTGACGACCGTGTGGGTAAagcctccgacggcgacgcgtccgcacCCGCGAAGAGGGCCGAGGTACGCGACGGTCCACCCGATGAATCCCCCCGACGAACGAAGATCGGATTGGGCACCCTAGATTCAACCCTAgattcctcctcgtcgttccGACTTCGCGCCCCAAACGCCGACTCCCCTCACGAAGCCCGCCCCGTTCATCCCACGCAGCCGCTgtcgctcgaggagctcctcaagaagcgcaaggaggacgccgaggccaaggccaagccCACGTTCATGAGCAAAAAAgagagggaggaggcggcgctgaagCGATTGGCGGAGcagagagccgcggcgcaggcgaggcgcgacggcgcgataAACGGCGTAGACGCCGGCGACTgggcccgcgagcgacgccgcgaggaggagcgcaagcgcgaggccgagcggCGCAGGCTGCGGGACGAGAAGGCCAGGGAGGCTGAGCTCACGCAGCTGAAAGAGGCGTACATGGGCGCGGAGAAGGTTAAGAAAAAAGTCGTCAAGGCTTCCGACCGGTTCAAGTTCAAGTTTGACTGGGAGAGCGCCGAGGACACGTCCCGGGATCTCAACCCGCTGTACGACAAGaagcacgacgccgcgctgctctTCGGCCGCGGactgcgcgcgggcgtggacaGGCGCGAGCAAAAGACGCAAAACGCGGCGCACCAGATGAACCTCGTGTCTCGATCTCGAGcagacgcgggcgacgcgatgaccAAGGCGGAGGTGCGCCGTTGGGACTCCCGGCgcagggacgaggacgaggcgtacgagcgcgcggagcgtcGCATGGCGTCGAAGCACTGGAGCGACAAGGCGCTGGACGAGATGAACGAGCGCGACTGGCGAATCTTCCGCGAGGATTTCAACATCACGACCAAGGGCGGGCGGCTTCCTCTGCCCATGCGCTCGTGGGAGGAGAGCACGATGCCGGAGCAGGTGAAGCGCGCCATACAAAAGGTGGGATACGCCAAGCCCTCGCCGATCCAGATGGCGTCCATTCCGATCGGCCTGTTGAAgcgcgacgtcatcggcaTCGCGGAGACGGGTTCCGGAAAAACGTGCGCCTTTGTCGTGCCCATGCTCGCGTACATTCAGGAGCTGCCGCCCATGACGGACGAGGTGGCGGCGTTGGGGCCCTACGCCCTGGTCATGGCCCCgacccgcgagctcgcgcagcagatcgaggaggagacggtCAAGTTTGCGCAGTTTATGAACTACAGGGTGGCGTCCGTCGTGGGCGGGCAGAGCATCGAGGAGCAGGGGTTCAAgcttcggcgcgggtgcgagaTTGTCATCGGGACTCCCGGGCGCATCATCGACGTCTTAGAGCGGCGGTACACCGTGCTTCAGCAGTGCAACTACATcgtgctggacgaggcggaccgGATGATCGACATGGGCTTCGAGCCGCAGGTCATATCCGTCATGGACTCCATGTCGGCTGAATCGCTCaagcccgaggaggaagccgaAAAGATCGACGAGCAGGGACTGGAGGCTAGCCTCGGCACCAAGTACCGCATGACGTACATGTTCTCTGCGACGATGCCCCCGAGCGTGGAGAAGCTGGCGAGGAAGTACATGCGCAACCCCGCGGTGGTGACCATCGGAAGCGCGGGCAAAACCTCGGATCTCATCAAGCAGATTGTGCAGTGGACCACTTCAAACCAAAAACCGGCGCAGCTGGAGCTGGTGCTGTCGCAGTACCCCGACACCCAGGCGATCATATTCGTCAACACCAAGAGGGTCGTGGACCACGTCTCGAACCTGTGCTTCAAGATGGGCTACAGCGTGGGCGCCATCCACGGCGGCAAGAGCCAGGATCAGCGCGAGGAGTCGCTCAGGGGGTTCAAGCAGGGGGAATACGACATCCTGGtcgccaccgacgtcgccggtcgcggcATCGACGTCAAGGGCATCGACCTGGTGGTCAACTACGAGATGCCGCTCGTCATCGAGAACTACACGCATCGCATCGGTCGCACgggtcgcgccgggcggcagGGCACGGCCGTCTCGTTCTTAACCTCCGAGGACACCGACGTGATGtacgagctcaaggagctgCTGACGAACAGCGGGAACCACGTTCCGGGCGAGCTGGCGAATCACCAGGCTGCCAAGGTGAAGCCCATGCGCGACGCCAAGGGCAACAAGATGACCCGCGACCAGTACATGGGCATGCAGGACATCATCCACTAA
- a CDS encoding predicted protein: MSTIWRPNLDRLYASVAEMEGSESEMEEKDATKKGVKRKRAPPTKGPCEHGVKYRSNCKVCSGCPHGKWRRFCKECGGSQICEHGRERSKCKECGGGSICEHGRQRSQCKECGGSQICQHGRRRTQCKECGGSQICEHGRQRSKCKECKSNRSTQRRQ, encoded by the coding sequence ATGTCGACGATTTGGCGACCTAACCTCGACCGGCTGTacgccagcgtcgccgagatggagggaTCGGAGAGCGAAATGGAGGAGAAGGATGCGACCAAGAAGGGCGTgaagcggaagagagcccctcccacgaaggggccatgcgagcacggggtgaagtacCGGTCGAAttgcaaggtgtgcagcggttgtccgcacgggaagTGGCGCAGATtctgcaaggagtgcggtgggtctcaaatctgcgagcacggtcgtgagcgctctaagtgcaaggagtgcggcgggggctcaatctgcgagcacggtcgtcagcgctctcagtgcaaggagtgcggcgggtctcaaatctgccagcacggccgtcggcgcactcagtgcaaggagtgcggcgggtctcaaatctgcgagcacggtcgtcagcgctctaagtgcaaggagtgcaaGAGTAATCGCTCAACTCAACGCCGACAGTaa
- a CDS encoding predicted protein, protein MARVEPRVDDDRASLADAAASRCRARADVVRDALASAHREFTARGTLDEPLVSAALDAFDGRIARAVAHDAPALGGFVDATEAQLLKRDHGAALSNLLAFARATAVARSRLAVDVASSSPHERARLHETTGEGGLEGGPGAALELMLLFPRAENARAALLAHYSDELTRCLDGIDGASRAGDDAKTAVAVGAVFWLARRLDVRGTDAKPHAPSFDEIERVLTPMVRARAATEAAAAFSPTAGAGGASSSSGIAELAAKLAAVAAAARAQLSCLSSLPERPGGEFIARVYGAPAAAVVGEALDDVLDAMTRHPTGDDADGGGGGATGSVKNSLKTEEEDDEDGKAAHRACVAGVRAWATVRAVADGFALVTLPAAVNDSLDANAWRPTLAIRDSLTARVAFVLEAAFASRRETYECTLRRFAFPSAATLLKPLRRFDFPHGVRTPATTPAMKASEVWNACAGALREAAAVVSAIVASPPRDEGVVDVVRNGRNGRAGDRAAGVVATCVACLERVALVAEYALRGDLNVTDDVTAQSFQMGFDDAWTVMSAASRARRLARGCEAAVTEGSPVGWSHGGSDTGSDTGSAFTGSESRVVAAAKTAAALATKLDRVAGAAEARAIRALLRPATMTLEGAASQPWRWHRKPECMPNEPPWSPHVDAWATSVDAAAARLARVKSRDVSGARMIAALATLAAAEAAGVYLRTTPSRAWRDRFAWDCRRVATAIRDVDVYVYDASSVDAQGRYPVGESDSLGRSRRVAIAKALVTRAALLRADVHEVIELLPELAAHVGLGMAKVATGHGADDVASIARGHPWGPGPSPEELWDEEELWDQEVDGGDGEDGDGDGDEKSAPGDPWRWLPRDAATRPRPTTSAEVLELDASWRAAEDALARTAPIASVHAALWRRSELADDDQTPLDEAEAAGKEAVRAEIERRGGGVAAAGADDGGFGGWGDGVEFY, encoded by the coding sequence atGGCGCGAGTCGAGCcgcgggtggacgacgaccgcgcctccctcgccgacgccgcggcgtcgcggtgccgcgcccgcgccgacgtcgttcgcgacgcgttggcgagcgcgcatcgcgagttcaccgcgcgcggcacCCTGGACGAGCccctcgtctccgccgcgctcgacgccttcgacgggaggatcgcgcgcgccgtggcgcacgatgcgcccgcgctgggcgggttcgtggacgcgacggaggcgcaaCTGCTGAAGCgcgaccacggcgccgcgctgtccAACctgctcgcgttcgcgcgcgccaccgccgtcgcgcgttcgaggctcGCAGTCGACGTCGCCTCGTCATCACCccacgaacgcgcccgccttCACGAGACgaccggcgagggcggactTGAGGGAGGACCGGGCGCGGCTCTGGAGCTCATGCTGCTGTTTCCGCGCGCggagaacgcgcgcgcggcgctgctggcgCACTACAGCGACGAACTGACGCGATGCCTGGACGGAATCGatggggcgtcgcgcgcgggggatgaCGCCAaaaccgccgtcgccgtcggcgctgtCTTCTGGCTCGCGAGACGTCTCGACGTTCGCGGAACCGACGCCAAGCCCCACGCTCCGTCGTTCGACGAGATCGAGCGCGTGCTGACCCCGATggtgcgcgcgagggcggcgacggaggctgcTGCGGCGTTCTCACCGacggccggcgccggcggggcgagTTCATCGAGTGGAATCGCCGAGCTAGCCGCCAAActagccgccgtcgccgccgccgcgcgagcgcagcTCTCGTGCCTCTCGTCGCTGCCCGAGCGCCCGGGGGGCGAGTTCATCGCGCGGGTCTACGGCGCACCGGCCGCTGCCGTCgtgggcgaggcgctcgacgacgtgctgGACGCGATGACGCGCCACCCAacgggggacgacgccgacggaggaggaggaggagctaCCGGGTCGGTTAAAAACAGTCTCAaaacggaggaggaggacgacgaggacgggaaGGCGGCCCatcgcgcgtgcgtcgcgggcgtacgcgcgtgggcgacggtgcgcgccgtcgccgacggcttcGCGCTTGTTACgctgcccgccgcggtgaacgattcgctcgacgccaacgcgtggCGCCCGACGTTGGCGATTCGCGATTCTTTaaccgcccgcgtcgcgttcgtgctcgaagccgcgttcgcgtcgagacGGGAGACGTACGAGTGCACGCTACGACGGTTCGCGTtcccgtccgcggcgacgctcctcAAACCGCTGCGACGGTTCGACTTCCCGCACGGAGTgaggacgcccgcgacgacgccggcgatgaaGGCGAGCGAGGTTTGGAACGCGTGCGCCGGGGCGCTTCGAgaggcggccgccgtcgtctccgccatcgtcgcgagcccgccgcgcgatgaaggcgtcgtcgacgtcgttcgtaacggtcgtaacggtcgcgcgggggatcgcgcggcgggggtggtcGCGACGTGCGTGGCGTGCCTCGAGCGGGTAGCGTTGGTCGCGGAATATGCGCTGCGAGGGGACCTGAACGTTACTGACGATGTAACGGCCCAGAGTTTTCAGATGGgtttcgacgacgcgtggacggtgatgagcgcggcgtctcgggcgcgtcggctggcgcgcgggtgcgaggcggcggtgacggaggGGTCGCCCGTTGGTTGGTCGCACGGCGGGTCGGACACAGGGTCGGACACAGGGTCAGCCTTCACAGGCTCGGAGTCgcgtgtcgtcgccgccgcgaagacggcggcggcgctggcgacgaaactcgaccgcgtcgccggcgccgcggaggcgagggcgattCGCGCGTTGCTccgcccggcgacgatgacgctcgagggcgccgcgtcgcagccCTGGAGGTGGCACAGGAAACCGGAGTGCATGCCGAACGAGCCGCCGTGGTCGccgcacgtcgacgcgtgggcgacatcggtggacgcggcggcggcgcgactcgCCCGCGTTAAATCGCGCGACGTGTCCGGGGCGAGGatgatcgccgcgttggcgacgctcgcggcggcggaggctgcggggGTGTACCTccgaacgacgccgtcgagggcgtggaGGGACCGGTTCGCGTGGGAttgtcgacgcgtcgcgactGCCATTCGCGACGTGGATGTATACGTCTACGACGCCTCCTCGGTCGATGCCCAGGGTCGATACCCAGTCGGGGAATCAGACTCTCTCggccgatcgcggcgggtggcgatcgccaaggcgctcgtgacgcgcgccgcgttacttcgcgccgacgtccacgaggtgatcgagctcctccccgagctcgccgcacACGTGGGGCTGGGCATGGCGAAAGTGGCGACGGgacacggcgccgacgacgtcgcgtcgatcgcgcgggggCACCCCTGGGGACCGGGACCGTCCCCCGAGGAGCTgtgggacgaggaggagcttTGGGACCAAGAGGTTGATggaggggacggggaggacggggacggggacggggacgaaaagtcggcacccggggacccGTGGCGGTGGcttcctcgcgacgcggcgacgcggccccgaccgacgacgagcgccgaggtgctcgagctcgacgcgtcgtggcgcgcggcggaggatgcgctcgcgAGGACGGCTCCCATCGCCTCGGTTCACGCGGCGCtgtggcggcggagcgagctggcggacgacgaccagacgccgctcgacgaggctgaggcggcggGTAAGGAGGCTGTTCGGGCGGAGATCgagaggcgcggcggcggggtcgcggcggcgggggcggacgacggcgggttcgggggTTGGGGAGACGGCGTCGAATTCTACTGA
- a CDS encoding predicted protein yields the protein MSAPSPPPPRPPLPPPGVDQSAWPAPPKCPGSALCDASGADMRRQAPKVFDVVFHTTTGDVRVRAWRDLAPAGADRLYNLARLGYYDSSPLYRILPGFVAQFGVAADPSVSAVYDWRKNSPGAILPDEPTHASSSGNAKHWISYSASYDSITGTATNRTAELFINLADNRDRLDAKGFAAFAKVIQGEGAVDEWFAGYGEMRGACDLHRDRGWVCDGPEETQLYARGVGYVNSDFPRLDRIGRCDVDVDPKGADVDDGIEHLSHLGSHSATSWLAIALVCVCGAGAWGAAGLGG from the exons ATGTCcgccccctcgcccccgccgccgcgcccgcccctgcccccgcccggcgtggATCAGAGCGCgtggcccgcgccgcccaagTGCCCCGGGTCGGCGCTGTGCGACGCCTCCGGCGCGGACATGAGGCGCCAAGCCCCGAAGGTGTTCGACGTGGTGTTCCACACGACGACCggggacgtccgcgtccgagcgtggcgcgacctcgcgccggcgggcgccgacagGCTCTACAACCTCGCGCGGCTGGGATACTAcgactcgtcgccgctctACCGCATCCTGCCCGGCTTCGTCGCCCagttcggcgtcgccgccgatccgTCAGTCTCCGCGGTGTACGATTGGCGAAAAAACTCACCCGGCGCCATCCTCCCGGACGagccgacgcacgcgtccagCTCGGGAAACGCCAAGCACTGGATCTCCTACAGCGCCAGTTACGACTCTATAACCGGTACGGCCACGAACAGGACCGCGGAGCTCTTCATCAACCTCGCGGACAACAGGGATCGGTTAGACGCCAAAGGGTTCGCCGCGTTTGCGAAAGTCATccaaggcgagggcgcggtggacgaatGGTTCGCGGGGTACGGGGAGATGCGAGGCGCGTGCGACCTGCACAGGGACCGGGGTTGGGTGTGCGATGGACCGGAGGAAACACAGCTGtacgcgcggggcgtcgggtACGTAAACTCCGACTTTCCGAGGTTGGATCGTATCGGGAGatgcgacgtggacgtcgaccCGAAGGGCGCGGATGTCGACGACGGCATCGAGCATCTGTCGCACCTCGGCTCGCacagcgcgacgtcgtggctGGCGATCGCGTTGGTGTGCGTGTGCGGAGCCGGCGCGTGG ggAGCGGCCGGACTTGGAGGATGA